From one Amycolatopsis sp. FDAARGOS 1241 genomic stretch:
- a CDS encoding neutral zinc metallopeptidase, with amino-acid sequence MKRGGALAALALVAALGAAGCGNSAAPATPGAGNVAGLPVTHFDSGLKSGAPRPDLNVKNAEGGQDDQLATAAIADVEAYWDTTLPAEFGQSFKPVTSLLSYDSRTDTEETACGSVKKLVNAFYCSPDDSVAWDRGVLLPMLRQRFGGMSVVTVLAHEFGHAIQYRLGPKAGITKSTPSVVKEQQADCFAGGYFRWVAEGKSKYYRVSTAEGLNQIMAAMFFIRDQAGTSGTGRQAHGTAFDRTYAFQTGFEKGPKECAAMNAQNVQARLTERPFDSLDTGKGDAKVDQDTLALLKSSLDSAFRGAGVAAPAIVPGSGTCSGGPATPPASYCPAGNTVNIEVSRLTELAQPVDEEAEQSGRASTGLGDFAAFAEIASRYAMGIQKGVGASLDNPNAGLRTACLVGAWAAFTNRPGALRLSAGDLDEAIADLLRPDGLVSADVNGKRPDSGFDRVESLRRGYLEGSSVCSKQYG; translated from the coding sequence ATGAAGCGAGGGGGAGCGCTCGCGGCGCTCGCGCTGGTGGCGGCGCTCGGCGCGGCCGGCTGTGGGAACAGCGCGGCTCCCGCGACGCCAGGCGCGGGCAACGTGGCCGGGCTGCCCGTGACCCACTTCGACAGCGGGCTGAAGAGCGGCGCGCCGCGGCCGGACCTGAACGTGAAGAACGCCGAGGGCGGCCAGGACGACCAGCTCGCGACAGCCGCGATCGCCGACGTCGAGGCCTACTGGGACACCACGCTGCCCGCCGAGTTCGGGCAGAGCTTCAAGCCCGTCACGTCGCTGCTGTCGTACGACTCGCGCACCGACACCGAGGAAACGGCGTGCGGCAGCGTGAAGAAGCTCGTGAACGCGTTCTACTGCTCGCCCGACGATTCGGTGGCGTGGGACCGTGGGGTGCTGCTGCCGATGCTGCGCCAGCGGTTCGGCGGGATGTCGGTGGTGACGGTGCTGGCGCACGAGTTCGGCCACGCGATCCAGTACCGGCTCGGCCCGAAGGCGGGCATCACGAAGAGCACGCCGAGCGTCGTCAAGGAGCAGCAGGCCGACTGCTTCGCCGGCGGTTACTTCCGCTGGGTCGCCGAGGGCAAGAGCAAGTACTACCGGGTCTCGACGGCCGAGGGCCTGAACCAGATCATGGCCGCGATGTTCTTCATCCGCGACCAGGCCGGCACGAGCGGCACCGGCCGCCAGGCCCACGGCACGGCGTTCGACCGCACGTACGCGTTCCAGACCGGGTTCGAAAAGGGCCCGAAGGAGTGCGCGGCGATGAACGCGCAGAACGTGCAGGCGCGCCTCACCGAGCGCCCCTTCGACAGCTTGGACACGGGCAAGGGCGACGCCAAGGTAGACCAGGACACGCTGGCGCTGCTGAAGTCCAGCTTGGACTCGGCGTTCCGGGGCGCCGGCGTGGCGGCACCCGCCATCGTGCCCGGCAGCGGCACCTGCTCCGGCGGGCCGGCCACCCCGCCGGCGTCGTACTGCCCGGCCGGCAACACCGTGAACATCGAGGTCTCACGGCTGACGGAGCTCGCGCAGCCCGTCGACGAGGAAGCCGAGCAGTCCGGCCGCGCGAGCACAGGCCTGGGTGACTTCGCGGCGTTCGCGGAGATCGCTTCGCGCTACGCGATGGGCATCCAGAAGGGCGTGGGAGCGTCCCTGGACAACCCGAACGCCGGCCTGCGCACCGCGTGCCTCGTCGGCGCGTGGGCCGCGTTCACCAACCGCCCGGGCGCCCTTCGGCTCTCGGCGGGCGACCTCGACGAAGCCATCGCCGACCTGCTTCGCCCCGACGGCCTCGTCTCCGCCGACGTCAACGGCAAACGCCCCGACAGCGGTTTCGACCGCGTCGAGTCCCTGCGCCGGGGTTACCTGGAAGGCTCCTCGGTCTGCTCGAAGCAGTACGGCTGA
- a CDS encoding DUF3817 domain-containing protein: MSSKAALVFRVAAVAEALSWAALLIGMFLKYVVHTSGEGGVPVIGMVHGVMFVLYVVTSLSVAKPLGWRPKTLVLALLSSIPPLFTWLFEKWALRNGRLDGPQRLTHGGVGLFESRVRETVNA; the protein is encoded by the coding sequence GTGTCCAGCAAGGCCGCTCTCGTGTTCCGCGTGGCCGCAGTCGCCGAAGCCCTGTCCTGGGCCGCGTTGCTGATCGGGATGTTCCTGAAGTACGTCGTGCACACCTCCGGTGAGGGCGGCGTGCCCGTCATCGGCATGGTTCACGGCGTCATGTTCGTCCTGTACGTCGTCACGTCCCTGTCCGTCGCCAAGCCGCTCGGCTGGCGCCCGAAGACCCTCGTGCTCGCGCTGCTGTCCAGCATCCCGCCGCTGTTCACCTGGCTCTTCGAGAAGTGGGCCCTGCGCAACGGCCGCCTCGACGGCCCGCAGCGCCTCACCCACGGTGGTGTCGGCCTGTTCGAGTCGCGCGTGCGGGAGACCGTCAACGCCTGA
- a CDS encoding ABC transporter ATP-binding protein: MSEPILPSDLDDLVVRMSGVGVRRTGNDLLADLDWNVELDERWVVLGPNGAGKTTLLRLAAAELHPTSGTIHLLGDQIGQVNIFELRPRIGFTSAAIAQRVPGDELVKDVVVSAGYAVMGRWREAYDSLDLDRAAELLGTLGIAHLADRTFGTLSEGERKRVLIARSLMTDPELLLLDEPAAGLDLGGREDLVSRLSDLAMDPDAPAMVLVTHHVEEIPPGFTHALLLRDGHAVVGGLMDDVITSENLSKTFDQDLVLQRSGERFFARRR; this comes from the coding sequence GTGAGCGAGCCGATCCTGCCCAGCGACCTTGACGACCTCGTGGTGCGGATGTCCGGTGTCGGCGTCCGCCGCACCGGGAACGACCTTCTCGCGGACCTCGACTGGAACGTCGAACTCGACGAACGCTGGGTCGTGCTCGGGCCCAACGGCGCGGGCAAGACGACCCTCCTGCGGCTGGCCGCCGCGGAACTGCACCCCACCTCCGGCACCATCCACCTGCTCGGCGACCAGATCGGGCAGGTCAACATCTTCGAGCTGCGCCCCCGCATCGGGTTCACCTCCGCCGCGATCGCCCAGCGCGTGCCCGGCGACGAGCTGGTGAAGGACGTCGTGGTGAGCGCCGGCTACGCGGTGATGGGCCGCTGGCGCGAGGCCTACGACAGCCTCGACCTCGACCGCGCCGCCGAGCTGCTGGGCACGCTCGGCATCGCGCACCTGGCCGACCGCACGTTCGGCACGCTGTCCGAAGGCGAACGCAAGCGCGTGCTGATCGCGCGTTCGCTGATGACGGACCCGGAGCTGCTGCTGCTCGACGAACCGGCCGCCGGTCTGGACCTGGGCGGCCGCGAGGACCTCGTGTCGCGGCTTTCGGACCTGGCGATGGACCCGGATGCACCGGCGATGGTGCTCGTGACCCACCACGTGGAGGAAATCCCACCCGGCTTCACCCACGCCCTGCTGCTTCGCGACGGCCACGCCGTGGTGGGGGGCCTGATGGACGACGTGATCACGAGCGAGAACCTGTCGAAGACCTTCGACCAGGACCTGGTGCTCCAGCGTTCGGGCGAGCGGTTCTTCGCCCGCCGCCGGTAG
- a CDS encoding thiamine-binding protein — protein MIVAFSVSPSGGDPDGGVSEAVARAVKVVRDSGLPNSTNAMFTNVEGEWDEVMAVVKRAVEAAGEGSARVGLVLKADLRPGYDTGQLTAKVERVEAHLRED, from the coding sequence ATGATCGTCGCGTTCAGCGTGAGCCCCTCCGGTGGCGACCCCGACGGCGGTGTCAGCGAGGCCGTCGCACGGGCCGTGAAGGTCGTGCGCGACAGCGGACTGCCCAACTCGACCAACGCGATGTTCACGAACGTCGAGGGGGAGTGGGACGAGGTGATGGCCGTGGTGAAGCGGGCCGTGGAAGCCGCGGGCGAGGGTTCGGCGCGCGTCGGGCTCGTGCTGAAGGCCGACCTGCGCCCGGGTTACGACACGGGCCAGCTGACCGCGAAGGTCGAACGGGTGGAAGCGCACCTGCGGGAGGACTGA
- the glgP gene encoding alpha-glucan family phosphorylase: protein MRAVRRFTVRASLPDSLGGLGALATNLRWTWHPPTRDLFASMDAELFNAIRDPLRMLTALPPERLEELSVDEDFLERTRQAAAELERYLSEPRWYQRRTDEGLPEAVAYFSMEFGVTEALPNYSGGLGVLAGDHLKAASDLGVPMVGVGLLYRSGYFRQSLSLDGWQVEHYPVIDPNAFPLELVTEGGHAVLVEVAMPGGRTLRAQIWRARVGRIPLLLLDTDIEANDEDLRPVTDRLYGGDADHRIRQEILAGIGGFRAVRKFCDLTGHPQPKVFHTNEGHAGFLGLERAREIIQADRLGFDEALPAVRAGTVFTTHTPVSAGIDRFPVDLVQRYFSDGRLVPDVDVRRVLQLGAEDNPGLFNMAHMGLRLAQRANGVSELHGRVTRRMFSRLWPGFDDDEVPISSITNGVHGPTWVARELSALLGGNHDEFGHEGAMPDSSLRDGVSDQQLWELRRELREKLVAEVRRRVRNAWMQRGASALELGWTDRVFDPDVLTVGFARRVPTYKRLTLMLRDPDRLRALLLDEKRPIQIVIGGKSHPADENGKQLIQQIVRFVDDAAVRHRIVFLPDYDMSMARYLYRGCDVWLNNPVRPLEACGTSGMKSALNGGLNLSIRDGWWDECYDGSNGWAIPTADGVTDPLRRDDLEAAALYDLLGQQIAPLYYDRNGSGVPTGWLSMVWHTLETLGPRVQASRMVREYVDSGYLPASRMVAAATEDGYRGALSLADYRTKLEVAWPRVRIFDSELLYDHAERLVVGTEVTVRARIDLAGLDPSEVDIQAVVGQVGDADELTDTVTVPMHGDGIGAFSATLRLPRAGSIGYTVRVLPKHPLLASPAELARVVLA from the coding sequence ATGCGAGCTGTCCGTCGTTTCACCGTCCGCGCCAGCCTGCCGGACTCGCTCGGGGGCCTCGGCGCGCTGGCGACGAACCTCCGCTGGACTTGGCACCCCCCGACCCGCGACCTGTTCGCGTCGATGGACGCCGAGCTCTTCAACGCCATCCGCGACCCGTTGCGCATGCTCACCGCATTGCCGCCGGAGCGGCTCGAAGAGCTGTCCGTGGACGAGGACTTCCTCGAGCGCACGCGGCAAGCCGCGGCAGAGCTCGAGCGCTACCTGTCGGAGCCGCGCTGGTACCAGCGCCGCACCGACGAGGGTCTGCCCGAGGCCGTCGCGTACTTCTCGATGGAGTTCGGCGTCACCGAAGCCCTGCCCAACTACTCGGGTGGCCTCGGGGTGCTCGCGGGCGACCACCTCAAGGCCGCCTCCGACCTCGGTGTGCCGATGGTCGGCGTCGGGCTGCTGTACCGCTCCGGCTACTTCCGCCAGAGCCTCTCGCTCGACGGCTGGCAGGTCGAGCACTACCCGGTCATCGACCCCAACGCGTTCCCGCTGGAGCTCGTCACCGAGGGCGGCCACGCGGTGCTCGTCGAGGTAGCCATGCCGGGCGGGCGCACCCTGCGCGCGCAGATCTGGCGCGCCCGCGTGGGCCGCATCCCGTTGCTGCTGCTCGACACCGACATCGAGGCCAACGACGAGGACCTGCGCCCGGTCACCGACCGGCTCTACGGCGGCGACGCCGACCACCGCATCCGGCAGGAGATCCTGGCCGGCATCGGTGGGTTCCGCGCCGTGCGGAAGTTCTGCGACCTCACCGGGCACCCGCAGCCGAAGGTGTTCCACACCAACGAAGGCCACGCCGGGTTCCTGGGCCTCGAACGCGCCCGCGAGATCATCCAGGCCGACCGCCTCGGCTTCGACGAGGCGCTCCCGGCCGTGCGGGCGGGCACGGTGTTCACCACGCACACGCCGGTGAGCGCCGGCATCGACCGGTTCCCCGTCGACCTGGTGCAGCGCTACTTCTCCGACGGCCGGCTCGTGCCCGACGTCGACGTGCGGCGCGTGCTGCAGCTGGGCGCGGAGGACAACCCGGGCCTGTTCAACATGGCGCACATGGGCCTGCGGCTCGCGCAGCGCGCCAACGGGGTGTCGGAGCTGCACGGGCGCGTCACGCGACGGATGTTCTCCCGCCTGTGGCCCGGGTTCGACGACGACGAGGTGCCGATCTCGTCGATCACCAACGGTGTGCACGGGCCGACGTGGGTCGCGCGCGAGCTGAGTGCCCTGCTGGGCGGCAACCACGACGAGTTCGGCCACGAGGGTGCCATGCCGGACAGCTCGCTTCGCGACGGCGTCTCGGACCAGCAGCTGTGGGAGCTGCGGCGCGAGCTGCGGGAGAAGCTCGTGGCCGAGGTGCGCCGGCGCGTGCGGAACGCGTGGATGCAGCGGGGCGCCTCGGCGCTCGAGCTGGGCTGGACGGACCGCGTGTTCGACCCGGACGTGCTGACCGTCGGCTTCGCCCGCCGCGTGCCCACGTACAAGCGGCTCACGCTGATGCTGCGCGACCCCGACCGCCTGCGCGCGCTGCTGCTGGACGAGAAGCGCCCGATCCAGATCGTGATCGGCGGCAAGTCGCATCCCGCCGACGAGAACGGCAAGCAGCTGATCCAGCAGATCGTCCGGTTCGTGGACGACGCGGCCGTGCGGCACCGGATCGTGTTCCTGCCGGACTACGACATGTCCATGGCGCGCTACCTCTACCGGGGTTGCGACGTGTGGCTCAACAACCCCGTGCGGCCGCTGGAGGCGTGTGGCACGTCGGGGATGAAGTCGGCGCTCAACGGCGGCCTCAACCTGTCCATCCGCGACGGCTGGTGGGACGAGTGCTACGACGGCTCCAACGGCTGGGCCATCCCCACCGCCGACGGCGTCACCGACCCGCTGCGCCGCGACGATCTCGAAGCCGCCGCCCTGTACGACCTGCTCGGCCAGCAGATCGCGCCGCTCTACTACGACCGCAACGGTTCCGGCGTGCCCACCGGCTGGCTGTCGATGGTGTGGCACACGCTCGAGACGCTGGGGCCGCGCGTGCAGGCTTCGCGCATGGTGCGCGAGTACGTGGACTCCGGCTACCTGCCCGCGTCGCGCATGGTCGCCGCCGCCACCGAAGACGGCTACCGCGGCGCCCTGTCCCTGGCCGACTACCGCACCAAGCTCGAGGTCGCGTGGCCGCGCGTGCGCATCTTCGACTCGGAACTGCTCTACGACCACGCCGAACGGCTCGTCGTCGGCACCGAGGTGACGGTGCGCGCCCGCATCGACCTGGCCGGCCTCGATCCGTCCGAAGTGGACATCCAAGCCGTGGTGGGCCAGGTGGGCGACGCGGACGAACTCACGGACACCGTCACGGTCCCCATGCACGGCGACGGCATCGGCGCGTTTTCCGCCACCCTGCGGCTGCCGCGCGCGGGTTCGATCGGGTACACGGTGCGGGTGCTGCCGAAACACCCGCTGCTCGCGAGCCCGGCCGAACTGGCGCGGGTGGTTCTGGCCTGA
- a CDS encoding rhodanese-like domain-containing protein: MSSIDSFLAGARSTLDRVTPEQAAQLQADGALVVDIRPHANRAAEGEIPGSVVVERIHMEWRLAPDSDWRLPGVTTTTTAIVVCNEGYSSSLAAADLQRLGLPNATDLTGGFRAWAAAGLPVVEGGSDPVP; encoded by the coding sequence ATGAGCTCGATCGACAGCTTCCTCGCCGGCGCCCGGTCCACCCTGGACCGGGTCACGCCGGAACAGGCGGCGCAGCTGCAGGCCGACGGCGCGCTGGTGGTGGATATCCGGCCGCACGCGAACCGCGCGGCCGAGGGCGAGATCCCCGGCTCGGTGGTCGTCGAGCGCATCCACATGGAGTGGCGCCTCGCCCCGGACAGCGACTGGCGCCTCCCAGGTGTGACAACAACCACGACGGCGATCGTCGTGTGCAACGAGGGCTACTCCTCCAGCCTCGCCGCCGCCGACCTGCAGCGCCTGGGGCTGCCGAACGCCACCGACCTGACCGGCGGCTTCCGCGCCTGGGCCGCGGCGGGGTTGCCGGTGGTGGAGGGTGGTTCGGACCCCGTTCCGTGA
- a CDS encoding GNAT family N-acetyltransferase, with protein sequence MPALVAPTTRLHRAWLDAYTEWGPGRHEDGFGLDPADEVTSPAGFAAFVSRLARDGDVRYRWLVEDGTVLGGIALRHADDEYTHWAGHLGFGIRPTARGRGLATWALTRMLDEARALGLDRVLLLCDPANTASAKTIQRAGGVCEQTTTTRHGPVRRFWIDLSKPDI encoded by the coding sequence ATGCCGGCCCTGGTCGCGCCGACCACCCGCCTGCACCGCGCCTGGCTCGACGCCTATACCGAATGGGGGCCTGGCCGGCACGAAGACGGTTTCGGGCTGGACCCGGCCGACGAGGTCACCTCACCGGCCGGCTTCGCGGCTTTCGTCTCGCGGCTGGCCCGCGACGGCGACGTCCGGTACCGCTGGCTCGTCGAGGACGGCACGGTCCTCGGCGGCATCGCCCTGCGCCACGCCGACGACGAGTACACGCACTGGGCCGGCCACCTCGGCTTCGGCATCCGGCCCACGGCCCGGGGACGCGGCCTGGCCACGTGGGCACTGACCCGGATGCTCGACGAGGCGCGCGCCCTCGGCCTGGACCGCGTCCTGCTGCTGTGCGACCCGGCCAACACCGCGTCGGCGAAAACCATCCAACGAGCCGGCGGCGTCTGCGAACAGACCACCACCACCCGCCACGGCCCGGTGCGACGGTTCTGGATCGACCTCAGCAAGCCGGACATCTGA
- a CDS encoding MarR family winged helix-turn-helix transcriptional regulator encodes MNRPLPFDPIARAAELWEDRIGPAGTMAAVTGVMRVQQIIQSAVDGALKPHGLTFARYEALVLLTFARNARLPMRVMGERLQLHPTSVTNIVDRLERDGLVKRVPHPTDRRTTLVEITDDGRARREAATVAVTEIDFGLTGLTGRQVEQLTDLLTKVRKSAGDFAE; translated from the coding sequence ATGAACCGACCGCTGCCGTTCGACCCGATCGCCCGTGCGGCCGAGCTCTGGGAGGACCGGATCGGTCCCGCCGGAACCATGGCCGCGGTCACCGGTGTGATGCGGGTGCAACAGATCATCCAGTCGGCGGTCGACGGCGCGCTGAAACCGCACGGTCTCACCTTCGCCCGCTACGAGGCGCTCGTGTTGCTCACCTTCGCCCGCAACGCGCGGCTGCCGATGCGGGTGATGGGTGAACGGCTGCAGCTGCACCCCACCAGTGTGACCAACATAGTCGACCGCCTGGAGCGCGACGGGCTCGTGAAGCGCGTGCCGCACCCCACCGACCGGCGCACCACGCTCGTCGAGATCACCGACGACGGCCGCGCGCGCCGCGAAGCCGCGACGGTGGCCGTGACGGAGATCGACTTCGGCCTCACCGGCCTCACCGGGCGCCAGGTCGAGCAGCTCACCGACCTGCTCACCAAGGTCCGCAAGTCCGCGGGCGACTTCGCCGAATAA
- a CDS encoding cysteine dioxygenase family protein, which yields MTTSITRPDFEIHPHLTDPLLVELLQPERLLWTPRELAELTTTVTTELTSGLREVLRFDEDRRWWARLALTDGVELWLLSWLPGQRTKPHDHGGAAGSFTVLQGELGEEYRYPGGPVRRRTHAAGEGIGFGAGRAHQVTGLGDAPAASVHAYSPPLVTTREYTSLADVPAEIPAVPVILGR from the coding sequence TTGACCACGTCGATCACCCGTCCCGACTTCGAGATCCACCCGCACCTGACCGACCCCCTGCTCGTCGAACTGCTGCAACCGGAACGGCTGCTGTGGACGCCGCGTGAGCTCGCCGAACTGACCACGACGGTGACGACCGAGCTCACTTCCGGCCTGCGCGAAGTGCTGCGCTTCGACGAGGACCGCCGCTGGTGGGCGCGGCTCGCGCTGACCGACGGCGTGGAGCTGTGGCTGCTGTCGTGGCTGCCCGGGCAGCGGACGAAACCCCACGACCACGGCGGCGCGGCCGGCTCGTTCACGGTGTTACAGGGCGAGCTCGGCGAGGAGTACCGCTACCCCGGCGGCCCGGTGCGGCGCCGCACGCACGCGGCCGGCGAGGGCATCGGCTTCGGCGCCGGGCGCGCCCACCAGGTCACGGGCCTCGGCGACGCCCCCGCCGCGAGCGTGCACGCCTACTCGCCGCCACTGGTCACGACACGCGAGTACACGAGCCTCGCCGACGTGCCGGCGGAGATCCCGGCGGTCCCGGTCATACTCGGCCGATGA
- a CDS encoding tetratricopeptide repeat protein, producing MTQPRGSAGNQAALSAALSRAVDLSALKARADQSRSQPPAPAAGAAPAGDAGGAAPPSDVILDVTEATFQADVVERSLNQLVLVDLWADWCGPCKQLSPVLERLATEAAGAWVLARVDVDANPRIAQLFGAQSIPTVVAIGGGQPVDAFSGALPEPEIRKWLNALLDALRDKLPGIRAAEEARGPIEEPEDPRFTEAEEAFERGDFAAAQAAYERILDAEPANELAKNALAQVKFTARAEAADPSAAAKADADPSDLDAQLAAADLQIAEQDVEGAFARLIAAVRRTTGDDRNRVREHLVALFDLFDPADERVSKARRELASALF from the coding sequence GTGACACAGCCACGCGGATCTGCAGGAAACCAGGCGGCCCTTTCGGCCGCACTGTCGCGCGCGGTCGACCTGTCCGCGCTGAAGGCCCGGGCCGACCAGTCCCGGAGCCAGCCGCCGGCCCCCGCCGCGGGCGCCGCACCGGCCGGAGACGCCGGGGGCGCCGCGCCGCCGTCGGACGTGATTCTGGATGTGACGGAGGCCACGTTCCAAGCCGACGTCGTCGAGCGCTCGCTGAACCAACTCGTGCTCGTCGACCTGTGGGCCGACTGGTGCGGGCCGTGCAAGCAGCTGTCCCCGGTGCTGGAGCGCCTCGCCACCGAGGCCGCCGGCGCGTGGGTGCTCGCCCGGGTGGACGTGGACGCGAACCCGCGCATCGCGCAGCTGTTCGGGGCCCAGTCGATCCCCACCGTCGTCGCCATCGGCGGCGGCCAGCCCGTGGACGCGTTCTCCGGCGCCCTGCCGGAGCCCGAGATCCGCAAGTGGCTGAACGCCCTGCTGGACGCCCTGCGCGACAAGCTCCCCGGCATCCGCGCCGCCGAAGAGGCCCGCGGCCCGATCGAGGAGCCGGAGGACCCGCGCTTCACCGAAGCCGAGGAAGCCTTCGAACGGGGCGATTTCGCCGCCGCACAGGCCGCCTACGAGCGCATCCTCGACGCGGAACCCGCCAACGAGCTCGCGAAGAACGCCCTGGCCCAGGTCAAGTTCACCGCGCGCGCCGAAGCGGCCGACCCCTCCGCCGCCGCGAAGGCCGACGCCGACCCCTCGGACCTCGACGCGCAGCTCGCGGCCGCCGACCTGCAGATCGCGGAGCAGGACGTGGAGGGCGCCTTCGCCCGCCTGATCGCCGCCGTCCGCCGTACCACCGGCGACGACCGCAACCGCGTGCGCGAACACCTGGTCGCGCTCTTCGACCTCTTCGACCCGGCCGACGAGCGGGTCTCGAAGGCGCGTCGCGAACTGGCGAGCGCATTGTTCTGA